ATCGCTGTGGTGATGTCAGCCGCTTCCAAAGCCGAATGAAGCCGGGAGCAAGAGATGCAGGGCATCCTCTACGAAGAACCGACGGTCTGGCTCTTCCTGCTGGTCACGGTGATCATGGGCGGCTGGCTCGCCTGGATGTCGGGGCGCGCCATCGCGCTGACCTGGCGGCCGAACTGGCAGCTCGTCGTCTACATGCTGATCCTCGGCCTGTTCGTGCGCTTCATCCATTTCGCGCTGTTCCAGGCTACGCTGCTGACGCTGCATTACTACATCGTCGACACCATCGTGCTGCTGATCTTCGGTTTTGCCGGCTGGCGCTACAACCGGGCGAAGCAGATGACGCGGCAATATCACTGGCTCTTCGAGCGCACCGGCCCCTTCGGCTGGAAACCGCGCGCCGGGGCCGAAATTCGACCAGAATTGCTCTGAAGAGCTCACGAGCTTGTCGCGTGACACACCATCGAAAAAGCGCAAGACTGCGGCTTCCGGTGGCGAAAACGCGCCGAGACGGGCGGACCGTCCAGCCCGTTGATCAATCATAGAGGGGAGTTGCATCTCATGAAGAAACTGCTGTTGGGCGGTATTGCGCTTGGCGCGGTCCTCGCCATGTCCGGCGTGGCCAATGCGCAGATCAAGCTCGGCGTCGGCGGCCCGATCACCGGCCCCAACGCCGCGTTCGGCGCGCAGCTCAAGAACGGCGCCGAGCAGGCGGTCGAGGACATTAACGCCGCTGGCGGCGTCCTCGGCCAGAAGATCACGATCTCGGTCGGCGACGACGTCTCCGATCCGAAGCAGGGCGTCTCGGTCGCCAACAAGTTCGTCGGCGACGGCGTCAAATGGGTCCTCGGCCACTTCAACTCCGGCGTCACCATGCCGGCTTCGGAAGTCTATGCCGAGAACGGCATCCTGATGATCTCGCCTTCGGCCACCAACCCGAAGATCACCGAGCGCGGTCTGTGGAACACCTTCCGCACCTGCGGCCGTGACGATCAGCAGGGCAGCGTCGCTTCGGCCTATCTGCTGAAGAACTTCAAGGACAAGAAGATCGCCGTCGTCCACGACAAGACGACCTATGGCCAGGGCCTCGCCGACGAGACCAAGAAGGGTCTCAACGCCGGCGGCGTCAAGGAAGTGCTCTATGAAGGCGTCAACGCCGGTGAGAAGGACTTCTCGGCGCTCGTCTCCAAGATCAAGGCAGCCGGTGCCGACTACCTCTACTGGGGCGGCCTGCACACCGAAGGTGGCCTGATCGTGCGCCAGATGCGCGACCAGGGCCTGAAGACCGTGCTCGTCTCGGGCGACGGCATCACCACCGACGAGTTCGCCACGATCGGCGGCCCCGGCGTCGAAGGCACGCTGATGACCTTCCCGCCGGACCCGCAGAAGCGTCCCGAGGCGGCCGCCGTCGTCAAGAAGTTCGAGAGCAAGAACTTCAAGCCGGAAGCCTACACCCTCTACAGCTACGCCGCCGTCCAGATCATGGCGGAAGGCGCCAAGCGCGCGAACTCGGTCGATCCGAAGAAGATCGCCGAAGCGCTGCATGGCGGCCAGCCGGTCAAGACCGTGATCGGCGACATCGGCTTCGACAAGAAGGGCGACATCACCCGCCCCGACTACACCGTCTACACCTGGAAGAAGGGTGCCGACGGCAAGATCACCTATGTCGAGAACTGATCTCGACGGCTGATCCAGCCTGATATGAAAGAGCCCGCTCCGGACCGTCCGGGGCGGGTTTTTCTTAGATAGGCGATGGTGGCGCGGCGCCTGCGATGAATGCCGGCTAGGGGCGAAAGGCTGACGTGGCACACACAAGTGGCGATGTAGGTGTTGATGCCGTTCGCATCAGGCCCATGGTCGTCGGCGATGAGCGGTCGGTGCACGACATCCACAGCGCGTGCCTGACTCAAACGTTGTCGACGCTCTATTCCCCTGAACAGATCGCGGCTTGGATGCAGGGCCGGACGCCCGAGGGATATCTGAAGGCTGCGACATCCGGCGAGATCTTTTTCGTCGCAGAGACGGTCTCGGGCATAATCGGGTTTGCTTCATGGGAAGATGACGAGCTTCTGGCCCTCTTCGTACATCCGGATTTCCAGGGGCGCGGTGTCGGTTCGCAGTTGTTTGAAGCCTGCATATCGGACGCCATAGCCTCGGGCTCCAGCATCACTCGCGTGAAGGCGGCAAACGGCGCGGTGGCATTTTACGCCAATAGGGGATTTGTATCCGTCGCTCGGGGGAGCGTCGTAAAACACGGCGTCACGATCGAGGACACGCGTATGGTCATCGATCCAGTTCGGTTGGCGTCGCCTCGACGGGAACCGAACTGGAGAGGCTTATACGTCCGCGACGGGGTGGAAAGCGGACGCAGTGCCCGCGGCCTAATGCTCCGGAACTGGTCGTAGCAACTCGGGCTGGAAGAAACGGCTTGCAATTGCCGCTAAGATTATCGGCGCGAACCTGATCACGGCAGCATAAACCAGCAGGCCGGCATTGCCGATCAACCCAGCCTTGAAAAGCCCGTACCCGCCGAAAAGAAAGGCATGGGTAATGGCTCCAGCGGCGTAAGCAACACCTACAACCTTGCCGCTGTACGGCCCGCGGATCGCGGAGGCGTAAATGACCCAGACCGACAGCGGAACAAACAAAACTGCCGCCGTCCAGAGGCCGGTGTTGTAAGCGCCCTCCATGATGCCGCCCGCGGTGTGCACAAGTCCGTTTGCGAAGAGCAGCCCCCAGAAACTAAGGCCAATGAGTACGTTTCGTCGGAAAAGATACGCCGCTAATGGCGCACCAAACCACATCAAAGCGATGTTCACGACGGGGTAGAACGCCAGCGGGATCGGGCATTCTGGATAGGGCGGAAAGCCAATCTTCTGGCAGATCATTTCCTGAATGGAGTAGTCGAGGCCCAGCACAGGCAGGCTGTATTCCTCGAACTGATGCAGCCAGTACAGCGGCACTGCGAGCCAAACCAGCCACGCTGGATCCCACCAGCGGGACACCTTGGGATTGCTGCGGAACGTGTCGGTGGTCAGCAGGATGGCGAGCATTACAATCGCCCCACCCAATCCAATGAAGGGCCAAACGGTGTAAAACCACATGCGCATCGTCCCCCGGCACCTGTGTCAAGATCGTATTCAAGGGCCGGTCGGATTACCATTGTGTTTGAGACGTTCCGGGGGCGCCCTCAGAAGCGGTGAAGTACGTCATCCGGCGCTGGTACGATATCGGCTTGGCGATGGTCGTGCCCGTCGCAGTCTGGGCGGTCGAAGGTGACCTACTTCCGGTCCAGCGGATACTGCTGCTGAACTTCGCGGTGTTGCTGTTGCACCAATTCGAAGAGATGCGCTGGCTGGGTGGCTCGCCAGGGTTCTGAACGAGGTGTTCAATGGATATGGCTTCATGGCCGACAAAAACACGCGATACCCGTTCGACCCGCAGGAGATGGCAAGGTGGAACCGGGCAAAGCGTCTCACTCGGGCTGGTATCGTCCCCTTGCCCGGCGCAGACGCCTAACAGGCGGAGCTGAACGTCTCCAATGGGTGGTGGTCTCAATCGGTAATCGCAACACGCTACTTTTCCTTTGGAGATGGAGCGTGGGTGATGATGCAGCGGCGGCGGATCTACTATTCGGCGGCCCAGCGGGCTGAGATCTGGGATCGCTGGAAGGCCGGCGAGTCGATGAGTTCGATTGGGCGGCGGTTCGATCGGGAGTCCTCTTCGGTGTTCTCGGTGCTTTCGCCGACGGGCGGCATTCGGCCTCCAGACCGGCGGCGGGCGCCGCGGGCGCTCACTCTCAGCGAGCGGGAGGAAATCTCCCGAGGGCTCAGCACCCGCCGGTCGCTGCGCGTGATCGCTCGGCAATTGGGCCGATCACCGTCCACGGTCAGTCGCGAGGTTCAGCGCAACGGCGGGCCGGATCGCTACCGCGCGGCGCGCTCCGATCAGGCGGCCTGGGACCGGGCCTTGCGTCCCAAGCCGTGCAAGCTGGCTTGCCGACCCGGTCTGGCCCGGACAGTATCCGGCAAGCTGCAGCGGAACTGGTCGCCCGAGCAGATCGCCGGCTGGCTCAAGCGCACCTGCCCCCGGGAGCCACACAATCAAGTGTCGCACGAGACGATCTACCGCAGCCTGTTCATCCAGACCCGTGGGGTGCTGAAGAAGGAACTGCTGGACCACCTGAGGGCCCGGCGAACGATCCGCCGCTCCCGGCACGCCAGCCTGAAGCGGAACGGCCTGGGCCAGATCAGGGACGCCGTCTCCATCAGCGAAAGGCCGGCCTCCGTCGAGGATCGTGCGGTCCCTGGTCACTGGGAAGGCGACCTGATCGGCGGCTCCCGGAACAGCTACGTCGCCACGCTGGTCGAGCGGCATTCGCGCTACGTGATGCTGGTCAAGGTCGCCAACAAAGACACCGGGAGCGTCATCACCGCCCTGATCAAGGCGAACTCTATCAGTCCCTGACCTGGGACCGAGGCAAGGAGTTGGCCGACCACAAGCGGCTGGCCCTCGCTTCGAACGTCGAGGTCTACTTCTGCGATCCCAGGTCACCCTGGCAACGTGGCTCGAACGAGAACACCAACCGGCTCCTGCGCCAGTATCTTCCCCACGGAACCGACCTGTCCCTGCAAAGCCAGGCCCAGCTCAGCGCCATCGCCCGTCAGCTCAACGAACGGCCCAGAAAGACCTTGCTCTATCAAACCCCAGCCGAGAGGTTCGCCGAGTGTGTTGCGGCGATCAGTTGAGCCCGCCGTCGAAAGCGGGCGTCATGCAACGTCTAGGGAACCGACCCTGACCACGCGCCGTTGGTCTGTCGCCCAAGACGACGAGAACCCGGGATGCGCGAGATCACGATGAAACTGTCCGGTGGCTGCAACTGCGGACAGGTCCGCTACGAACTCGACGGCGAGCCCATCCGCGTCGGTATCTGCCATTGCGAGAACTGCCGGAAGGAGTCCGGCTCGGCCTTCTCCTTCTTCGGAATCTGGCCCAAGGCCAGCGCGATCCTGTCCGGCGAACTCAGCTGCTGGCAGAGTCGCGCGGGCGGCGATCGCTTCTGCCCGAAATGCGGCTCATCTCTGTTCTGCTGGAACGACGAGTCGGATGAGATCGAGATCAAGCTCGGCACGCTGGACGGGCCGCCCAGCGCGCTGCTGCCGGCCTATGAACTCTGGACCGTCCGCCGTGAGCCGTGGCTGGCGCATCAGAAGGGCGCAGAGCAGCATACGCGTGATCGGCAGGATTCCAGCGCCTGACCCGGTCCGGCGCGCTCATGACACGGACGGAAGCTCCGGTCTTTGGATCCCGTCCGCGGAAACGGGCACTCAGGCGTACGCCACCCAGCCGCGGAACGCGAAGCCCGCATAGAACAAGCTGACATCCCCGAACCTCGCTTCGCGCAGAAGCTGCTCGTCATCTTCGGGAGAGAGGATCGGCAGGCGCGCGCCGATCATGGACCGCGCCTTCTGCGCCTGCGCTTGGTCGATGCCCGAAGCGGCCGCGAAGGCGGCATAGCGTGACAGCCAGAGGTCGCGATCACCCTCCCCTTGCGGAAAACTGAAATGCGCGACGGCCAAGGGCGCACCGGACTTGAGGCGCCGGCGGACCTCTCGAAGCGTGCGCAGGCGCTCCTCGCGTTCGACGAAGTGCAGGGTCAGGATGCAGGCCGCGCCATCGAACGGCCCCTCGGGCGCGATGTCGATCAGGCCGTGGTGCGAATCTGCGCGAGCAGCCAGTGGGCCGAGCGTCAGCCGCGCGAGATCCAGCATCTCGGCTGATGGATCGACACCGTCGAAGCGCCAACCGGGCCGGGCTTCGGCAAACACCTTGATCTCCAGGCCGCCGCCTGCGCCGAGCACCAGGATCCGCGCGTCATCCGGCGCCCGCTCCGCGAGGAGAAGCGTGACCATGCGCTGCAGATCGGCGAGACCGGGAACCAGGCGTGGCGGGCCTTCGGCATAGCGGGCGACGGCTTGCGGATCAGAGAATGCATCCATGCTCGAAGGGTCTCCGGTCCGGCGGCGCATCTCGCCGCTATTCGAGAAGGGGTGGCGGCGCTCCTACTGAATCCGTTTCTGCGGAACCACGCTCAAGCTCTTGAGAAAGCCCGCGAAACGCAGCAGGCCGTCCGGCCAGGGGCCATGCCCCGACTCACTGTTGAGATGGCCGCTGTCGCCGGCATCGACGAACTCCGAGCCCCAGGCTTCGGCCAATTCGCGAGCCTCGTCCGACGTGCAATAGGGATCGGTGGCGCTTGCGATCAACACCGAGGGGAACGGCAGCTTCTGGCGGCGATGCGCGATGAAATCCGGCCCCATGCCCGGAACCGCTCCCTTCGCCTTCTCCGAAGCCGGCGCGACCAGGAAGGCACCGGTGACCTCACCGGGATGTAGATGTTCAGCGGCAAAGGCGACTGCGCTGCAGCCGGCCGAATGCGCGACGAGCACGACCGGCCGCGTTGCGCTGCGGACGGCCTGGACGATCCGGTCGGCCCAGAGATGGCGGGAGGGCTTGTACCAGTCCGCCTGCTCGACGCGGCGCGCCGTCTTCAGGCGGGTTTCCCAGCGGCTTTGCCAGTGGTCGGGCCCGGAGCCCGACCAGCCAGGGATGATCAAGATATCGACGTCGGAGGATTTCATCAGGCGTAGATAGCCCCGCCGCCGCCGAAGTCCAGCCCGTCAGCTCTCGCCGAATACCCGGCGGAAGATCGTGTCGACATGCTTGAAGTGATAGCCTTCGTCGAACATCGCCTTGAGTTCGGAAGCTGCGAGCTTCTCCGCCACGTCCTTGTCGGCGAGCAGATTGGTCAGGAAGTCCTCGCCATGCTCCCAGGTGCGCATCGCGTTGCGCTGGACCATGGAATAGGAATCCTCGCGGCTGGCCCCGGCCTGCGTCAAGGCGAGCAGCACGCGCTGCGAATTGTGCAGGCCGCCGAGCCGGTCGAGGTTCTTGCGCATGTTCTGCGGATAGACCAGCAGCTTGTCGACGACGCCGGTCAGCCGCGCCAGCGCGAAGTCGAGCGTCACCGTCGCATCGGGGCCGATCATACGCTCGACTGACGAGTGCGAGATGTCGCGCTCGTGCCAGAGGGCGACGTTCTCCAGCGCCGGCGTGACCATGCCGCGCACGAGGCGCGATAGCCCGGTCAGATTCTCGGTCAGCACGGGATTGCGCTTGTGCGGCATCGCCGAGGACCCCTTCTGGCCCGGCGAGAAATACTCCTCGGCCTCGTAGACCTCGGTGCGCTGCAGATGCCGGATCTCGGTCGCCAGGCGCTCGATGCAGGAAGCGACGACGCCGAGCGTCGCGAAATACATCGCATGCCGGTCGCGCGGGATCACCTGCGTCGAGACGGGCTCGACGGTCAGGCCCATCTTCGCGGCGACGTACTCCTCCACGCTCGGATCGATATTGGCGAAGGTGCCGACAGCGCCCGAAATCGCGCAGGTCGCGATCTCCGCCCGCGCCGCGACGAGGCGGGCGCGGCAGCGATCGAACTCGGCATAGGCCTGGGCGAGCTTCAGCCCGAAGGTGACCGGCTCGGCATGGATGCCGTGCGAGCGGCCGATGGTCGGCGTCAGCTTGTGCTCGAAGGCGCGGCGCCTGATCGCGGCGAGCAGCGCATCGACATCGGCGATCAGGATATCGGTGGCCCGCGCGAGCTGGACCGACAACGTCGTGTCGAGGATGTCCGACGAGGTCATGCCCTGATGGACGAAGCGCGCCTCCGGCCCGACGATCTCGGCCAGATGCGTCAGGAAGGCGATGACGTCATGCTTGGTGACGCGTTCGATCTCGTCGATGCGCGCAACGTCGAAGACGGCATCCCTGGCCTTGGCCCAGATCGTCGCGGCAGCCTCCTTTGGCACCACGCCGAGCTCGGCCAGCCGGTCGGTGGCATGCGCCTCGATCTCGAACCAGATGCGGAAACGGGTCTGCGGCTCCCAGATGGCGACCATCTCGGGGCGGGAATAGCGCGGGATCATCGCAAGCCTTTCATACAATGCGCGCCGTCATCCCGGACAAGCCGCGAAGCGGCGCCGATCCGGATCCATCGAGGGGCGTCGCGCCCTATGATGGATTCCGGGTCTGCGCTTCGCTCCGCCCGGAATGACGGAGCCCTTTCAATTCAAACCCACGCGCCGCGCGCGGCTTCCGCCGCCTTGCGGATCGCTTCGATATTGCCGGCATAGGTCGAAGGCCCGCCCTTGAACACCGCGGAGCCGGCGACCAGCGTGTCGGCGCCGGCCTTCGCCACCAGCGGCGCGGTCTCGGGCGTCACGCCGCCGTCGATCTCCAGCGCGATCGGCCGGTCGCC
Above is a genomic segment from Bosea sp. NBC_00550 containing:
- a CDS encoding DUF6867 family protein, which produces MQGILYEEPTVWLFLLVTVIMGGWLAWMSGRAIALTWRPNWQLVVYMLILGLFVRFIHFALFQATLLTLHYYIVDTIVLLIFGFAGWRYNRAKQMTRQYHWLFERTGPFGWKPRAGAEIRPELL
- a CDS encoding branched-chain amino acid ABC transporter substrate-binding protein; this translates as MKKLLLGGIALGAVLAMSGVANAQIKLGVGGPITGPNAAFGAQLKNGAEQAVEDINAAGGVLGQKITISVGDDVSDPKQGVSVANKFVGDGVKWVLGHFNSGVTMPASEVYAENGILMISPSATNPKITERGLWNTFRTCGRDDQQGSVASAYLLKNFKDKKIAVVHDKTTYGQGLADETKKGLNAGGVKEVLYEGVNAGEKDFSALVSKIKAAGADYLYWGGLHTEGGLIVRQMRDQGLKTVLVSGDGITTDEFATIGGPGVEGTLMTFPPDPQKRPEAAAVVKKFESKNFKPEAYTLYSYAAVQIMAEGAKRANSVDPKKIAEALHGGQPVKTVIGDIGFDKKGDITRPDYTVYTWKKGADGKITYVEN
- a CDS encoding GNAT family N-acetyltransferase translates to MVVGDERSVHDIHSACLTQTLSTLYSPEQIAAWMQGRTPEGYLKAATSGEIFFVAETVSGIIGFASWEDDELLALFVHPDFQGRGVGSQLFEACISDAIASGSSITRVKAANGAVAFYANRGFVSVARGSVVKHGVTIEDTRMVIDPVRLASPRREPNWRGLYVRDGVESGRSARGLMLRNWS
- a CDS encoding HXXEE domain-containing protein translates to MWFYTVWPFIGLGGAIVMLAILLTTDTFRSNPKVSRWWDPAWLVWLAVPLYWLHQFEEYSLPVLGLDYSIQEMICQKIGFPPYPECPIPLAFYPVVNIALMWFGAPLAAYLFRRNVLIGLSFWGLLFANGLVHTAGGIMEGAYNTGLWTAAVLFVPLSVWVIYASAIRGPYSGKVVGVAYAAGAITHAFLFGGYGLFKAGLIGNAGLLVYAAVIRFAPIILAAIASRFFQPELLRPVPEH
- a CDS encoding GFA family protein — protein: MREITMKLSGGCNCGQVRYELDGEPIRVGICHCENCRKESGSAFSFFGIWPKASAILSGELSCWQSRAGGDRFCPKCGSSLFCWNDESDEIEIKLGTLDGPPSALLPAYELWTVRREPWLAHQKGAEQHTRDRQDSSA
- a CDS encoding class I SAM-dependent methyltransferase codes for the protein MDAFSDPQAVARYAEGPPRLVPGLADLQRMVTLLLAERAPDDARILVLGAGGGLEIKVFAEARPGWRFDGVDPSAEMLDLARLTLGPLAARADSHHGLIDIAPEGPFDGAACILTLHFVEREERLRTLREVRRRLKSGAPLAVAHFSFPQGEGDRDLWLSRYAAFAAASGIDQAQAQKARSMIGARLPILSPEDDEQLLREARFGDVSLFYAGFAFRGWVAYA
- a CDS encoding RBBP9/YdeN family alpha/beta hydrolase, with protein sequence MKSSDVDILIIPGWSGSGPDHWQSRWETRLKTARRVEQADWYKPSRHLWADRIVQAVRSATRPVVLVAHSAGCSAVAFAAEHLHPGEVTGAFLVAPASEKAKGAVPGMGPDFIAHRRQKLPFPSVLIASATDPYCTSDEARELAEAWGSEFVDAGDSGHLNSESGHGPWPDGLLRFAGFLKSLSVVPQKRIQ
- the purB gene encoding adenylosuccinate lyase, with protein sequence MIPRYSRPEMVAIWEPQTRFRIWFEIEAHATDRLAELGVVPKEAAATIWAKARDAVFDVARIDEIERVTKHDVIAFLTHLAEIVGPEARFVHQGMTSSDILDTTLSVQLARATDILIADVDALLAAIRRRAFEHKLTPTIGRSHGIHAEPVTFGLKLAQAYAEFDRCRARLVAARAEIATCAISGAVGTFANIDPSVEEYVAAKMGLTVEPVSTQVIPRDRHAMYFATLGVVASCIERLATEIRHLQRTEVYEAEEYFSPGQKGSSAMPHKRNPVLTENLTGLSRLVRGMVTPALENVALWHERDISHSSVERMIGPDATVTLDFALARLTGVVDKLLVYPQNMRKNLDRLGGLHNSQRVLLALTQAGASREDSYSMVQRNAMRTWEHGEDFLTNLLADKDVAEKLAASELKAMFDEGYHFKHVDTIFRRVFGES